Within Leptotrichia hongkongensis, the genomic segment TGCTCTTTCCCCTTGTAATACAACTATTGATACTGCTGGCTGATTATCTGCCGCTGTTGAGAATACTTGTGATTTTTTAACAGGAACTGTAGTATTTCTTTCGATAATTTTAGTAAATACTCCTCCCATTGTTTCAATTCCTAATGATAATGGTGTTACGTCTAATAATAATACATCTTTAACGTCTCCCATTAATACTCCACCTTGAATTGCCGCTCCTGCCGCAACTACTTCATCAGGGTTGATTGATTTGTTAGGTTCTTTTCCTAAGAAAGATTTTACCCATTCTTGAACCGCTGGAATTCTTGTAGAACCTCCAACTAATAATACTTCATCAATATCGCTAGGACTTAAATCAGCATCTTCCAACGCTTGTTTTACTGGTCCTTTAGTTGCTTCAACCAAGTCTTTTGTCAATTCATCAAATGCCGCACGAGTCAATTTTTTCTCCAAATGTTTTGGTCCTGTTGCGTCCATTGTAATAAATGGTAATGAAATTTGTGTTTCTAGTGTAGTTGACAATTTTTTCTTAGCATCTTCTGCCGCATCTTTCAATCTTTGAATTGCCATTTTATCATTTCTCAAGTCAATTCCAGTTTCTTTTTTAAATTCATCAGCTAACCAGTCAATAATTTTTTGGTCAAAATTATCTCCACCTAAGTGGTTATTTCCAGAAGTTGAAATAACTTCCACAACTCCATCTCCGATTTCAAGCACAGATACGTCAAATGTACCTCCACCTAAGTCAAATACTAATACTTTTTCTTCTTTTTTCTTATCTAATCCATAAGATAATGCAGCCGCTGTTGGCTCATTTATAATTCTTTGAACTTTAAGTCCTGCTATTTCCCCAGCATCTTTTGTAGCTTGTCTTTGTGCATCTGTAAAGTATGCAGGCACTGTAATTACAGCTTCTGTTACTTCTTCACCTAAGTAAGCTTCAGCATCTTTTTTCAATTTTTTAAGAATCATTGCTGAAATTTCTTGCGGTGTATAGCTTTTTCCGTTAATATCAACTTTATAGTCGCTTCCCATGTGAGTTTTAATCGAAATTACAGTTGAATCAGGATTTGTAATAGCCTGTCTTTTTGCAATTTCTCCTACAATAATTTCTCCATTATCTTTAATGTTTACTACTGAAGGTGTAGTTCTTCCTCCATCACTATTTGGTATTATAGCAAAGTTTCCACCTTCCATAACTGCCACGCAGCTGTTTGTTGTCCCTAAATCTATTCCTATTATTTTACTCATATCTATCATTCTCCTTTATTATCAATTTTTTATAAAATTTAATTTATTTGTTTATTTTTTTCAATTTTTATTGTTTCTTATTAACCGTAACCATCGCAGGTCTTACAACTTTTCCTTTCATTTTGTACCCTTTTTGGAAAACTTGCACAACCACGTTGTCATCCAGTTCCTCTTTGTTTTCAGTAATCATTGCTTTATGTTCGTAAGGATCGTACTCTTTTCCAGCTGCTTCAATTTCTTCTACGCCTTCTTCTGTCAATAGATTTTTTAAATTATTCAAAATCATATTAACTCCTTCAATTAATGAATCAAAGTTTTGACTTTCCTTCGAGGCGTCAACCGCTCTTTCCAGATTATCTATATTGTCAAGCAATTTTACGATAATCCCTTCAGAAGCGTATTTTCTCATTTCAGCAACTTCGTTTTCTTTTCTTTTTGTGAAGTTTTGAAATTCAGCTAACTTTCTTGTATATGAATTTTTCCATTCTTCAAGTTCAGCTTCTAATTTCTTTACTTTATCATCACAATTATCAGAAGTTTCTTCTGCACTTTTTTCAGCTTCTTGATTTTCTACATTTTTATTTTGCTCTTCAACCGCTTCATTCTGTACAGCTTCACCTTCCAAATTTTCCTTTTCCAAATCTTTTTCCGCCATTTAAAAAACCCACTCTCCTTCTTATTATTTATTTTTTTGATTTAATAACTGATTTACTTCTTCTGCTACATATTCAACGAGTCCAACCGTTTTTGAATATTCCATTCGTTTTGGTCCAATCACACCGATAATACCCTTCGCATTATTAAGCGTATAAACCGAAAATACAAATGAGAAATCTTCAAGTCCTGCAATATTCAAATCTTCTCCGAAAATTACATTAACTTCTCTATCCTTAAATTCCTCCATCTGTAAAAACTGTGCAAACACGTTCCGTAAATCATTCGGATTATTAAACAATTTTACACGGTTTATAAGGTTCATTACATCAGATGCGTTGTTTTCAATGAGATTCGTTCCACCTTCAAAAAATAATTTTCCTTCTTCAGAAATTATATTATCCTGAAAATCGCTTTGCATAAATAAATTTGTATTTGTGAAAAAATCCTTTAAGTCAGATAATGTAAAATACTCACTATTTGCAATTTTTTCATTTAAAAAATTATTTATTGTTTCCACTTCATTTTCAGTTACAGGATTTTCCAGAAAGATATTTAGATTTTTTGTAAGGGAAGAATTCATTACAACTACGGCAAGTACAGTCGTTTCATTAATATGTACCAGTTTTACCTTTTTTACACCTTCCTGCGTAAACGCCGGCTCTAATACAACCCCGGCATATTGACTAATTTTTGACAATAATCTAGATGTTTCCTCAAATATTGTATCAATTTGATTCATCCTCTTATTGTACGCCTGCATGACCTTCGCCTTTTCTTCCTGAGAAATATCTCTAATTTTCAAAAGCTCATCGACATACAGCTTATATCCTTCACTTGTCGGAATACGTCCAGAAGATGTATGTGTTTTTACAATTAGGCCCTTATCT encodes:
- the dnaK gene encoding molecular chaperone DnaK, which encodes MSKIIGIDLGTTNSCVAVMEGGNFAIIPNSDGGRTTPSVVNIKDNGEIIVGEIAKRQAITNPDSTVISIKTHMGSDYKVDINGKSYTPQEISAMILKKLKKDAEAYLGEEVTEAVITVPAYFTDAQRQATKDAGEIAGLKVQRIINEPTAAALSYGLDKKKEEKVLVFDLGGGTFDVSVLEIGDGVVEVISTSGNNHLGGDNFDQKIIDWLADEFKKETGIDLRNDKMAIQRLKDAAEDAKKKLSTTLETQISLPFITMDATGPKHLEKKLTRAAFDELTKDLVEATKGPVKQALEDADLSPSDIDEVLLVGGSTRIPAVQEWVKSFLGKEPNKSINPDEVVAAGAAIQGGVLMGDVKDVLLLDVTPLSLGIETMGGVFTKIIERNTTVPVKKSQVFSTAADNQPAVSIVVLQGERARAADNHKLGEFNLNDIPPAPRGVPQIEVTFDIDANGIVHVSAKDLGTGKENTVTISGSSNLSKDDIEKMKKDAEAHEAEDKKFQELVEARNQADQLVIATEKTIKENEDKLQGTEKEDIEKAIEELKKVKDGDDVEAIRKSIEELSKVSQGFATRMYQEAAQAQQAAQGGETAGENNNSGADDVEDAEVVD
- the grpE gene encoding nucleotide exchange factor GrpE, with protein sequence MAEKDLEKENLEGEAVQNEAVEEQNKNVENQEAEKSAEETSDNCDDKVKKLEAELEEWKNSYTRKLAEFQNFTKRKENEVAEMRKYASEGIIVKLLDNIDNLERAVDASKESQNFDSLIEGVNMILNNLKNLLTEEGVEEIEAAGKEYDPYEHKAMITENKEELDDNVVVQVFQKGYKMKGKVVRPAMVTVNKKQ
- the hrcA gene encoding heat-inducible transcriptional repressor HrcA; this encodes MNDREQLILKAIIKHYLEFGESVGSRTLEKKYNIGVSSATIRNTMADLEDKGLIVKTHTSSGRIPTSEGYKLYVDELLKIRDISQEEKAKVMQAYNKRMNQIDTIFEETSRLLSKISQYAGVVLEPAFTQEGVKKVKLVHINETTVLAVVVMNSSLTKNLNIFLENPVTENEVETINNFLNEKIANSEYFTLSDLKDFFTNTNLFMQSDFQDNIISEEGKLFFEGGTNLIENNASDVMNLINRVKLFNNPNDLRNVFAQFLQMEEFKDREVNVIFGEDLNIAGLEDFSFVFSVYTLNNAKGIIGVIGPKRMEYSKTVGLVEYVAEEVNQLLNQKNK